TGATTCGCTGGACTATCGACCAATTTGTCGCAACAGTTAAAGAATCAGCCGAAAATGTAGAAGGAGCAATCCAACAGTTAGAAAAGTTAATTGAGGTTCAAACAAAGCTTTCCTTTGAACATCCTGAGTTTGCAAAAGTACTTTTAAGCGAAGTTTGGGGAAGACAAGACAGGCAACTCCTGCTGCGTGAAAGTTTAAGAGAATATTTGCAATTCATTGAAAAAATTATTCAGGAAGGAATAGAAAAGAAGGAAATCAGGCCTTTGGGCCCGGAACTTCTGGCTGTCTCCATATTTGGCATGACAGCGGCAGCAAGTCTTCGCATCCTATTATCCAATCAGAAGATCTCTTACGAAGCCACCGTAGAAGAAATCAAAGGGTATTGGTTAACTGGGATCAAATTATCAGAAAATCTTTGAAAAAACAATAGGAGCTGCAGTAGCTAATTAGTTATAAATAGCAGTTTGGAGGAAATGTCATGGCATTAGAGAAAAAACGTTGGAGAAAACGAGCAGTTATTGCAGCTGTAATCATTCTTCCCCTCATATACAGTGTATTTTTTCTTTCAGCGTTCTGGGATCCGTACAGCAAATTAGAGAAGCTTCCTGTGGCTTTTGTCAATCAGGACCAGGGCGCAGTTATCAATGGTAAGTCAAGAAATTTAGGAAATGAGATCACTGAAGAACTAAAATCCGATGAAAACATCAAATGGGTTTTGACTACGGACGCAGAAGCAAAGACAGGAATACAAAACAGAGAATATTATGCTGAAGTTTCGATACCGGCCGATTTCTCATAAAAAATAGCTTCGGCAGATAAATCAGATAAGAATGAGGGCATCATCATCTATCAACCGGAAGAGAAAAGAAATTTCCTTGCTGTCCAGGTTCTGAACAGAGTCATGCTCGAATTTAAAGATAAGGTTTCACAAAAGGCGACCAAAGAAATCGTCAGTGAAATGACGACCGAAATGAAAACGATTCCTGAGGATTTAGGTGAACACCGCCACTTTAGTCAGCCGTTCCCAACAGCTGCAGGCAGGAAGTAAACAATTGAATGACGGCATCGCATTAATCGATAGCAAGTCAAAAGAACTCATGAATGGTGCAACGCAATTGGCAAGCGGGGCAAATCAGTTAGGGACCGGCTTAAATCAGCTATCTGGTGGTGTAGGACAGTTGGCGGAAGGTTCCGCAGAATTGGCAGCTGTGTATCCACAACTAAATTCTGGTATCCAGACGGCTGCCATGGATATAGCGGCAGCTGCCCAAGGAAGCAGTGAACTGAACGCCAGTGCGGCTAAGTTTCCGGATGGCGAACAGCGGCTTCTAAACGGTAGTCAGACCTTGAATGATGGCATCAACGAGGCAAAGACTGCGGTTGCGGATTCAATCACAACAGCAAATGACAAAACGGCGAATCTTTCTGGACTCGATACCTACGCAGCAACACCTGTTGCGCTTAATCAGCTGAGCATTGATCCAGTGCCGAATTATGGAACAGCATTTTCACCGTATTTTATTTCGTTGTC
This genomic stretch from Dehalobacter restrictus DSM 9455 harbors:
- a CDS encoding TetR/AcrR family transcriptional regulator produces the protein MTNQKDKAIFQAALQLFAVNGFERTTMEDIASQAKVAKGTLFYRHKSKEELFVSMIRWTIDQFVATVKESAENVEGAIQQLEKLIEVQTKLSFEHPEFAKVLLSEVWGRQDRQLLLRESLREYLQFIEKIIQEGIEKKEIRPLGPELLAVSIFGMTAAASLRILLSNQKISYEATVEEIKGYWLTGIKLSENL
- a CDS encoding YhgE/Pip domain-containing protein, with the protein product MALEKKRWRKRAVIAAVIILPLIYSVFFLSAFWDPYSKLEKLPVAFVNQDQGAVINGKSRNLGNEITEELKSDENIKWVLTTDAEAKTGIQNREYYAEVSIPADFS